In Eupeodes corollae chromosome 3, idEupCoro1.1, whole genome shotgun sequence, a single genomic region encodes these proteins:
- the LOC129951951 gene encoding ral GTPase-activating protein subunit beta isoform X2: MYSEWASLSATIAANSAEAQSSSVLNKFPASAGKEVAVSVVKQLASNLGITQNAEPSHLVKDEEVVWCMDVICFGLSLPLQEHETIKDCVNIYCEWLTAMHPNPRISVPKPICDDPNMYCRKIISHFHNLFVPRQGEILPFLYQPLGADKINRQAVLCHRVLRTLQQTAQISQIMDRETWEALLLFLLAINEILLAPPTVKDDVGDQLCERVLSVLFEVWLLACVRCFPSPSLWKTLQESCALWRHRIALIEQWNRVNLALTSRLIKFMLGPTFPELKISDEDAQLIPSGITNECVAQTWYRFLRTIGNPTALCYPHIISKTSHFMQWALTRDKGAEPYQHPCLLLLPQIFLKAIKGISSQVDAYLGIYQPSHSHDENITNLMDIRSSLSDAIHGSGGSGLNHNTHHLFGFSSGGAGGSSSSKSGAGIASENSGGSSFLSGLSGNTATHALNAIIGHHHHHHSSSASNNSSASSSYGTPLTSTTSGLGSSSVGTGEHLPHSPTPPLQRRLAKSFSVAPSISQQKGLSKAALIGLTTSRSQSTQPPLTPTSGPPSSSSLNSLPSMGSEPRAQLAPNRPTCNSILHLFGEWLFEAAYIGGDSWLVNAKRQASEANKRPSSMVMENRKGSISLSHPNSSSDPANLPRSLTIDKFESGRAEAIGALCKIFCSKKTGEEILPVYLARFYMGLQQCMKIAELKECDETLASILLNSSDLFRLDLDGIHVLLPIFITALEVVLPEKDLKIKSQAMNYNKIELRRASINILLSMLTLPLHFQTLQIRDLNNGPAERSITFIQLKPRLINVLMNALQVETDAQNTHMLLGGLLLTVQDSVNFEEIEMRSDNMPSASPQPGPDTNIFSSACSERSASIASGGNVSLGAHSTTTIGGGATGGGSAATFTGGKGSVGRDSSSQHDYPSLTVSDDFPVELLQEFETASVYDNAHALFVRATYLVCHRLISSWKTDLNVSLAALELLSGLARLQIRDSEQLVAIEEPSQNLTIISTDALECKRAVKWICDYICYQCSRPPPAHSKDLHSTIVAAFQCTSAWLMQHPYLLQDQDCFKTVIEVVELGISGSKSVGKPGEPPKYKDQKELKPVSMRVRDAADILLTIIMEQVGYFPKEFRASETLSSLLDEVSLVKFCNSVDAKTLTREQAVQKFKYFVTENSTILGLLEEPLGNAEDQMPSLTLLLRSPFGRHAWYFEIRYLPRSKSGKKHAPVNPGRPVPMSDPPKVELPPQKHYPDGVEKAVPCAADYSIPTIEQMREQYGTDLMNRWDKLIENQAVLEKLAAEETLRSGETLGPAQECFPPTPVELKGTARLFLSQFGFINYEMDNKFEEIPGYRDLIALDSSRKNFIQDLNYLDKLSVRSHDTVHVFYMKSGQKTADEIIGNMNAENIKTLNHNFGRMLLTLGCPVEVEEHCGWTGSMATSWILRNTDPDAPREKIEDFRFNGKSCVLYWADVSSEIAFVVPSKWNRQKKPQTTEMAGAAAGTSTDGGCLSHSASDKSVWNEKNVSADAATSRPSSSTSTAVGQKPRTLSLELDQTKEPVPPTRRKNITKPLLIPQPPAKIFVVWIESFEDYLNFPIEDLLCYTCTGEESQVSQTPKASDCHVIFLHALQTGLLRVKLQGPSGRMSFATPLVDGMVLSRRVVGNLVRQTAHNMGKRRRLDHDGFQPPHVRRRIKVEDIVQKYKFNFSRHELVAHLFEGAT; this comes from the exons ATGTACTCCGAGTGGGCTTCGCTGTCTGCGACTATAGCGGCCAATAGTGCCGAAGCACAGTCGTCTAGTGTCCTTAATAAATTCCCAGCTTCGGCCGGCAAGGAAGTTGCTGTTTCGGTTGTCAAGCAGCTGGCCTCGAATCTGGGAATAACACAAAATGCTGAACCAAGCCATTTGGTCAAAGATGAAGAG GTTGTTTGGTGCATGGACGTGATTTGTTTTGGTCTATCGCTCCCTCTGCAGGAGCACGAGACCATTAAGGACTGTGTGAACATATACTGTGAGTGGTTGACTGCCATGCATCCGAATCCGAGGATAAGTGTCCCCAAGCCGATCTGTGATGACCCGAATATGTACTGCAGAAAAATCATCAGTCACTTTCATAACCTATTTGTCCCGCGACAAGGCGAAA TCTTACCTTTTTTGTATCAACCTTTGG GTGCAGATAAAATCAATCGTCAAGCGGTCCTCTGCCATCGGGTTCTGCGGACTCTCCAACAAACTGCACAAATATCCCAGATAATGGATCGTGAGACGTGGGAAGCTTTGCTCTTGTTTCTCCTGGCAATCAACGAAATCCTCCTGGCTCCCCCCACCGTCAAAGATGATGTTGGTGATCAACTTTGTGAGCGAGTGCTGAGTGTTCTCTTTGAAGTTTGGCTCTTAGCGTGTGTCCGATGCTTCCCATCCCCATCGCTTTGGAAGACCCTTCAGGAGTCCTGTGCCCTTTGGAGACATCGAATAGCTCTGATTGAACAGTGGAATCGGGTGAATCTGGCTTTAACCTCGAGATTGATAAAATTTATGTTGGGCCCAACATTTCCAGAACTCAAAATCT CCGATGAAGATGCACAATTAATTCCAAGTGGAATAACAAATGAATGTGTTGCACAAACCTGGTATCGCTTCCTACGGACAATTGGCAACCCGACAGCGCTTTGCTATCCTCATATTATAAGCAAAACCTCTCATTTTATGCAATGGGCTCTCACTCGTGACAAAGGAGCCGAACCCTATCAACATCCTTGTCTGCTGCTTCTTCCACAAATTTTCCTCAAAGCTATAAAAGGCATTTCATCTCAGGTTGATGCGTACTTGG GTATCTATCAGCCATCACATAGTCATGATGAAAATATCACAAATCTAATGGACATTCGTTCGTCATTGAGCGATGCCATTCACGGTAGCGGTGGTTCTGGTTTAAATCATAATACGCATCATTTATTTGGTTTTAGTTCTGGTGGTGCAGGTGGTAGTAGTTCTAGTAAATCAGGAGCAGGAATCGCCTCTGAAAATAGTGGTGGTTCTTCGTTTCTTAGTGGCTTAAGTGGCAATACGGCCACACATGCACTTAATGCTATAAttggccatcatcatcatcatcattcgtcTAGTGCTAGTAATAATAGTTCTGCGTCGTCGTCGTATGGAACTCCATTGACATCAACTACATCGGGTTTAGGGAGTAGTAGTGTTGGAACTGGAGAACATTTACCACATTCACCAACGCCACCATTGCAAAGGCGTTTGGCTAAGAGTTTTAGTGTGGCGCCATCAATATCACAACAAAAGG gttTAAGTAAAGCAGCTTTGATTGGATTGACAACATCTCGATCCCAGAGTACCCAACCACCGCTTACTCCCACATCTGGACCTCCATCATCGAGTAGTTTAAATT ctcttcCATCCATGGGATCCGAACCTCGAGCACAATTGGCACCAAATCGTCCCACGTGCAATAGTATTTTACATCTTTTCGGCGAATGGTTATTCGAGGCTGCTTACATCGGTGGTGATTCGTGGTTAGTGAATGCAAAACGACAAGCTTCCGAAGCCAACAAGAGACCATCATCGATGGTAATGGAGAATCGTAAAGGAAGCATTTCCTTGTCCCATCCCAATTCTAGTAGTGATCCTGCGAATCTACCCCGAAGCCTGACCATCGATAAATTCGAATCAGGACGTGCTGAAGCTATTGGTGCGTTGTGTAAGATTTTCTGCTCCAAGAAGACAGGAGAAGAAATTCTCCCGGTCTACTTGGCCCGATTCTATATGGGCCTGCAACAGTGTATGAAAATAGCCGAACTTAAAGAATGTGATGAAACATTGGCTTCGATTTTGTTGAATTCATCAGATTTATTTCGATTGGATTTGGATGGGATTCATGTCCTGTTACCAATATTTATAACCGCCCTGGAGGTGGTTCTGCCTGAAaaggatttgaaaataaaatctcaagcGATGAATTATAACAAAATCGAACTACGAAGGGCGTCAATTAATATCCTCCTGTCGATGTTGACGCTGCCTTTGCACTTCCAGACATTACAAATTCGAGATTTGAACAATGGACCTGCAGAGAG ATCGATTACGTTCATTCAACTGAAGCCGCGCCTCATCAACGTTTTGATGAATGCCCTGCAGGTGGAAACCGATGCACAAAACACCCACATGCTGTTGGGTGGGCTTTTGCTCACTGTTCAGGACTCTGTAAATTTCGAGGAAATCGAAATGAGGTCGGACAATATGCCTTCGGCATCGCCTCAGCCAGGCCCCGACACCAACATCTTTAGCTCAG CCTGTTCGGAAAGATCAGCTTCGATAGCAAGTGGCGGAAATGTTAGTTTGGGTGCGCATAGTACAACGACAATTGGAGGTGGTGCAACAGGAGGAGGAAGTGCTGCGACTTTCACAGGTGGTAAAGGTTCAGTTGGACGTGATAGCTCCTCGCAACATGATTATCCCAGTTTGACTGTCTCCGATGATTTCCCAGTGGAATTATTACAAGAATTTGAAACAGCTTCCGTCTAtg ATAATGCACATGCTCTGTTCGTGCGGGCCACATACCTTGTGTGTCATCGATTGATTTCCTCATGGAAGACTGATCTAAATGTATCGCTGGCAGCGCTCGAGCTCCTTTCGGGGCTCGCGCGTCTTCAGATCCGGGATTCAG AACAATTAGTAGCAATTGAAGAACCAAGTCAAAATCTAACGATCATTTCCACAGACGCTCTAGAATGCAAGCGAGCGGTGAAGTGGATATGCGACTACATCTGCTATCAGTGTTCGAGGCCGCCGCCTGCTCATAGCAAGGATTTGCATAGCACTATTGTGGCGGCATTCCAATGTACGTCGGCGTGGTTAATGCAACATCCGTACCTGCTGCAGGATCAAGATTGCTTTAAGACGGTGATAGAAGTTGTAGAATTGGGTATATCGGGCTCGAAGAGTGTGGGGAAACCTGGCGAGCCTCCGAAATACAAAGACCAAAAAGAATTGAAGCCCGTGTCGATGAGGGTGCGAGATGCCGCCGATATATTGCTGACAATTATCATGGAACAAGTTGGTTATTTTCCCAAAGAGTTTAGGGCATCGGAGACGCTTTCGTCGCTGTTGGACGAAGTTAGTTTGGTGAAGTTTTGTAATTCTGTCGATGCCAAAACTTTGACCAGGGAACAGGCTGTGCAGAAGTTCAAGTATTTTGTGACGGAGAACTCGACGATTCTGGGTCTGCTGGAGGAACCGCTGGGGAATGCCGAGGATCAAATGCCATCTCTAACGT TGCTTCTTCGAAGTCCCTTTGGTCGGCATGCGTGGTACTTTGAAATACGTTACCTGCCTCGGAGTAAATCGGGGAAGAAACACGCCCCCGTGAATCCAGGACGGCCGGTGCCGATGAGCGATCCTCCGAAGGTAGAGTTACCTCCGCAAAAGCACTATCCCGATGGTGTGGAGAAAGCCGTACCATGTGCGGCAGATTACTCCATACCTACTATTGAGCAAATGCGAGAACAATATGGCACTGATTTGATGAATCGTTGGGATAAGTTGATTGAAAATCAAGCGGTCTTGGAGAAGTTAGCCGCCGAAGAAACTCTAAGATCTGGGGAGACATTGGGTCCTGCTCAAGAGTGTTTTCCACCGACGCCTGTGGAACTGAAAGGAACCGCCCGTTTGTTTCTCTCACAATTTGGATTTATTAACTATGAAATGgataataaatttgaagaaattccaGGCTATAGAGATTTGATAGCTTTGGATTCGTCGCGCAAGAATTTTATCCAAGACCTAAATTATCTGGATAAGTTGAGTGTTCGAAGTCACGATACAGTTCATGTGTTCTATATGAAATCGGGACAGAAGACGGCGGATGAAATCATTGGCAATATGAATGCAGAAAACATCAAGACACTAAACCACAATTTCGGAAGGATGCTTCTGACCCTCGGCTGCCCAGTAGAGGTCGAGGAACATTGCGGGTGGACTGGATCTATGGCGACCAGCTGGATTTTGAGAAATACAGACCCCGACGCGCCTCGCGAGAAGATCGAGGATTTTCGGTTCAATGGGAAGTCATGTGTTTTATATTGGGCTGATGTTAGCTCGGAAATAGCTTTTGTAGTTCCATCCAAATGGAATCGTCAGAAAAAGCCTCAGACTACAGAAATGGCGGGGGCAGCGGCGGGTACATCGACAGATGGCGGGTGTTTATCGCATTCGGCTAGTGACAAGAGCGTTTGgaatgaaaaaaatgtctcaGCTGATGCGGCCACAAGTCGGccttcatcatcaacatcgaCTGCTGTTGGACAAAAACCCAGAACGTTATCTCTTGAATTAGACCAAACCAAGGAGCCAGTGCCACCGACGAGACGAAAAAACATTACCAAACCATTGTTGATACCCCAACCACCTGCGAAGATTTTCGTCGTTTGGATTGAGAGTTTCGAGGATTATCTCAATTTTCCAATTG aggATCTTCTTTGTTACACCTGCACTGGTGAGGAATCTCAAGTATCACAAACTCCTAAGGCCAGCGATTGTCATGTGATCTTCCTGCATGCGCTGCAAACTGGACTGCTGCGAGTTAAGTTGCAAGGTCCTAGCGGACGCATGAGCTTTGCCACTCCTCTAGTCGATGGTATGGTGCTAAGTCGGCGAGTTGTCGGTAATCTGGTGCGACAGACGGCACATAACATGGGCAAACGAAGAAGACTCGATCATGATGG attccAGCCTCCTCATGTTCGACGGCGCATCAAAGTCGAGGATATAGTccagaaatacaaatttaatttttcacgaCATGAACTGGTAGCACATCTTTTCGAGGGAGCAACGTAA
- the LOC129951951 gene encoding ral GTPase-activating protein subunit beta isoform X5: MYSEWASLSATIAANSAEAQSSSVLNKFPASAGKEVAVSVVKQLASNLGITQNAEPSHLVKDEEVVWCMDVICFGLSLPLQEHETIKDCVNIYCEWLTAMHPNPRISVPKPICDDPNMYCRKIISHFHNLFVPRQGEILPFLYQPLGADKINRQAVLCHRVLRTLQQTAQISQIMDRETWEALLLFLLAINEILLAPPTVKDDVGDQLCERVLSVLFEVWLLACVRCFPSPSLWKTLQESCALWRHRIALIEQWNRVNLALTSRLIKFMLGPTFPELKISDEDAQLIPSGITNECVAQTWYRFLRTIGNPTALCYPHIISKTSHFMQWALTRDKGAEPYQHPCLLLLPQIFLKAIKGISSQVDAYLGIYQPSHSHDENITNLMDIRSSLSDAIHGSGGSGLNHNTHHLFGFSSGGAGGSSSSKSGAGIASENSGGSSFLSGLSGNTATHALNAIIGHHHHHHSSSASNNSSASSSYGTPLTSTTSGLGSSSVGTGEHLPHSPTPPLQRRLAKSFSVAPSISQQKGLSKAALIGLTTSRSQSTQPPLTPTSGPPSSSSLNSLPSMGSEPRAQLAPNRPTCNSILHLFGEWLFEAAYIGGDSWLVNAKRQASEANKRPSSMVMENRKGSISLSHPNSSSDPANLPRSLTIDKFESGRAEAIGALCKIFCSKKTGEEILPVYLARFYMGLQQCMKIAELKECDETLASILLNSSDLFRLDLDGIHVLLPIFITALEVVLPEKDLKIKSQAMNYNKIELRRASINILLSMLTLPLHFQTLQIRDLNNGPAERSITFIQLKPRLINVLMNALQVETDAQNTHMLLGGLLLTVQDSVNFEEIEMRSDNMPSASPQPGPDTNIFSSACSERSASIASGGNVSLGAHSTTTIGGGATGGGSAATFTGGKGSVGRDSSSQHDYPSLTVSDDFPVELLQEFETASVYDNAHALFVRATYLVCHRLISSWKTDLNVSLAALELLSGLARLQIRDSDALECKRAVKWICDYICYQCSRPPPAHSKDLHSTIVAAFQCTSAWLMQHPYLLQDQDCFKTVIEVVELGISGSKSVGKPGEPPKYKDQKELKPVSMRVRDAADILLTIIMEQVGYFPKEFRASETLSSLLDEVSLVKFCNSVDAKTLTREQAVQKFKYFVTENSTILGLLEEPLGNAEDQMPSLTLLLRSPFGRHAWYFEIRYLPRSKSGKKHAPVNPGRPVPMSDPPKVELPPQKHYPDGVEKAVPCAADYSIPTIEQMREQYGTDLMNRWDKLIENQAVLEKLAAEETLRSGETLGPAQECFPPTPVELKGTARLFLSQFGFINYEMDNKFEEIPGYRDLIALDSSRKNFIQDLNYLDKLSVRSHDTVHVFYMKSGQKTADEIIGNMNAENIKTLNHNFGRMLLTLGCPVEVEEHCGWTGSMATSWILRNTDPDAPREKIEDFRFNGKSCVLYWADVSSEIAFVVPSKWNRQKKPQTTEMAGAAAGTSTDGGCLSHSASDKSVWNEKNVSADAATSRPSSSTSTAVGQKPRTLSLELDQTKEPVPPTRRKNITKPLLIPQPPAKIFVVWIESFEDYLNFPIEDLLCYTCTGEESQVSQTPKASDCHVIFLHALQTGLLRVKLQGPSGRMSFATPLVDGMVLSRRVVGNLVRQTAHNMGKRRRLDHDGFQPPHVRRRIKVEDIVQKYKFNFSRHELVAHLFEGAT, encoded by the exons ATGTACTCCGAGTGGGCTTCGCTGTCTGCGACTATAGCGGCCAATAGTGCCGAAGCACAGTCGTCTAGTGTCCTTAATAAATTCCCAGCTTCGGCCGGCAAGGAAGTTGCTGTTTCGGTTGTCAAGCAGCTGGCCTCGAATCTGGGAATAACACAAAATGCTGAACCAAGCCATTTGGTCAAAGATGAAGAG GTTGTTTGGTGCATGGACGTGATTTGTTTTGGTCTATCGCTCCCTCTGCAGGAGCACGAGACCATTAAGGACTGTGTGAACATATACTGTGAGTGGTTGACTGCCATGCATCCGAATCCGAGGATAAGTGTCCCCAAGCCGATCTGTGATGACCCGAATATGTACTGCAGAAAAATCATCAGTCACTTTCATAACCTATTTGTCCCGCGACAAGGCGAAA TCTTACCTTTTTTGTATCAACCTTTGG GTGCAGATAAAATCAATCGTCAAGCGGTCCTCTGCCATCGGGTTCTGCGGACTCTCCAACAAACTGCACAAATATCCCAGATAATGGATCGTGAGACGTGGGAAGCTTTGCTCTTGTTTCTCCTGGCAATCAACGAAATCCTCCTGGCTCCCCCCACCGTCAAAGATGATGTTGGTGATCAACTTTGTGAGCGAGTGCTGAGTGTTCTCTTTGAAGTTTGGCTCTTAGCGTGTGTCCGATGCTTCCCATCCCCATCGCTTTGGAAGACCCTTCAGGAGTCCTGTGCCCTTTGGAGACATCGAATAGCTCTGATTGAACAGTGGAATCGGGTGAATCTGGCTTTAACCTCGAGATTGATAAAATTTATGTTGGGCCCAACATTTCCAGAACTCAAAATCT CCGATGAAGATGCACAATTAATTCCAAGTGGAATAACAAATGAATGTGTTGCACAAACCTGGTATCGCTTCCTACGGACAATTGGCAACCCGACAGCGCTTTGCTATCCTCATATTATAAGCAAAACCTCTCATTTTATGCAATGGGCTCTCACTCGTGACAAAGGAGCCGAACCCTATCAACATCCTTGTCTGCTGCTTCTTCCACAAATTTTCCTCAAAGCTATAAAAGGCATTTCATCTCAGGTTGATGCGTACTTGG GTATCTATCAGCCATCACATAGTCATGATGAAAATATCACAAATCTAATGGACATTCGTTCGTCATTGAGCGATGCCATTCACGGTAGCGGTGGTTCTGGTTTAAATCATAATACGCATCATTTATTTGGTTTTAGTTCTGGTGGTGCAGGTGGTAGTAGTTCTAGTAAATCAGGAGCAGGAATCGCCTCTGAAAATAGTGGTGGTTCTTCGTTTCTTAGTGGCTTAAGTGGCAATACGGCCACACATGCACTTAATGCTATAAttggccatcatcatcatcatcattcgtcTAGTGCTAGTAATAATAGTTCTGCGTCGTCGTCGTATGGAACTCCATTGACATCAACTACATCGGGTTTAGGGAGTAGTAGTGTTGGAACTGGAGAACATTTACCACATTCACCAACGCCACCATTGCAAAGGCGTTTGGCTAAGAGTTTTAGTGTGGCGCCATCAATATCACAACAAAAGG gttTAAGTAAAGCAGCTTTGATTGGATTGACAACATCTCGATCCCAGAGTACCCAACCACCGCTTACTCCCACATCTGGACCTCCATCATCGAGTAGTTTAAATT ctcttcCATCCATGGGATCCGAACCTCGAGCACAATTGGCACCAAATCGTCCCACGTGCAATAGTATTTTACATCTTTTCGGCGAATGGTTATTCGAGGCTGCTTACATCGGTGGTGATTCGTGGTTAGTGAATGCAAAACGACAAGCTTCCGAAGCCAACAAGAGACCATCATCGATGGTAATGGAGAATCGTAAAGGAAGCATTTCCTTGTCCCATCCCAATTCTAGTAGTGATCCTGCGAATCTACCCCGAAGCCTGACCATCGATAAATTCGAATCAGGACGTGCTGAAGCTATTGGTGCGTTGTGTAAGATTTTCTGCTCCAAGAAGACAGGAGAAGAAATTCTCCCGGTCTACTTGGCCCGATTCTATATGGGCCTGCAACAGTGTATGAAAATAGCCGAACTTAAAGAATGTGATGAAACATTGGCTTCGATTTTGTTGAATTCATCAGATTTATTTCGATTGGATTTGGATGGGATTCATGTCCTGTTACCAATATTTATAACCGCCCTGGAGGTGGTTCTGCCTGAAaaggatttgaaaataaaatctcaagcGATGAATTATAACAAAATCGAACTACGAAGGGCGTCAATTAATATCCTCCTGTCGATGTTGACGCTGCCTTTGCACTTCCAGACATTACAAATTCGAGATTTGAACAATGGACCTGCAGAGAG ATCGATTACGTTCATTCAACTGAAGCCGCGCCTCATCAACGTTTTGATGAATGCCCTGCAGGTGGAAACCGATGCACAAAACACCCACATGCTGTTGGGTGGGCTTTTGCTCACTGTTCAGGACTCTGTAAATTTCGAGGAAATCGAAATGAGGTCGGACAATATGCCTTCGGCATCGCCTCAGCCAGGCCCCGACACCAACATCTTTAGCTCAG CCTGTTCGGAAAGATCAGCTTCGATAGCAAGTGGCGGAAATGTTAGTTTGGGTGCGCATAGTACAACGACAATTGGAGGTGGTGCAACAGGAGGAGGAAGTGCTGCGACTTTCACAGGTGGTAAAGGTTCAGTTGGACGTGATAGCTCCTCGCAACATGATTATCCCAGTTTGACTGTCTCCGATGATTTCCCAGTGGAATTATTACAAGAATTTGAAACAGCTTCCGTCTAtg ATAATGCACATGCTCTGTTCGTGCGGGCCACATACCTTGTGTGTCATCGATTGATTTCCTCATGGAAGACTGATCTAAATGTATCGCTGGCAGCGCTCGAGCTCCTTTCGGGGCTCGCGCGTCTTCAGATCCGGGATTCAG ACGCTCTAGAATGCAAGCGAGCGGTGAAGTGGATATGCGACTACATCTGCTATCAGTGTTCGAGGCCGCCGCCTGCTCATAGCAAGGATTTGCATAGCACTATTGTGGCGGCATTCCAATGTACGTCGGCGTGGTTAATGCAACATCCGTACCTGCTGCAGGATCAAGATTGCTTTAAGACGGTGATAGAAGTTGTAGAATTGGGTATATCGGGCTCGAAGAGTGTGGGGAAACCTGGCGAGCCTCCGAAATACAAAGACCAAAAAGAATTGAAGCCCGTGTCGATGAGGGTGCGAGATGCCGCCGATATATTGCTGACAATTATCATGGAACAAGTTGGTTATTTTCCCAAAGAGTTTAGGGCATCGGAGACGCTTTCGTCGCTGTTGGACGAAGTTAGTTTGGTGAAGTTTTGTAATTCTGTCGATGCCAAAACTTTGACCAGGGAACAGGCTGTGCAGAAGTTCAAGTATTTTGTGACGGAGAACTCGACGATTCTGGGTCTGCTGGAGGAACCGCTGGGGAATGCCGAGGATCAAATGCCATCTCTAACGT TGCTTCTTCGAAGTCCCTTTGGTCGGCATGCGTGGTACTTTGAAATACGTTACCTGCCTCGGAGTAAATCGGGGAAGAAACACGCCCCCGTGAATCCAGGACGGCCGGTGCCGATGAGCGATCCTCCGAAGGTAGAGTTACCTCCGCAAAAGCACTATCCCGATGGTGTGGAGAAAGCCGTACCATGTGCGGCAGATTACTCCATACCTACTATTGAGCAAATGCGAGAACAATATGGCACTGATTTGATGAATCGTTGGGATAAGTTGATTGAAAATCAAGCGGTCTTGGAGAAGTTAGCCGCCGAAGAAACTCTAAGATCTGGGGAGACATTGGGTCCTGCTCAAGAGTGTTTTCCACCGACGCCTGTGGAACTGAAAGGAACCGCCCGTTTGTTTCTCTCACAATTTGGATTTATTAACTATGAAATGgataataaatttgaagaaattccaGGCTATAGAGATTTGATAGCTTTGGATTCGTCGCGCAAGAATTTTATCCAAGACCTAAATTATCTGGATAAGTTGAGTGTTCGAAGTCACGATACAGTTCATGTGTTCTATATGAAATCGGGACAGAAGACGGCGGATGAAATCATTGGCAATATGAATGCAGAAAACATCAAGACACTAAACCACAATTTCGGAAGGATGCTTCTGACCCTCGGCTGCCCAGTAGAGGTCGAGGAACATTGCGGGTGGACTGGATCTATGGCGACCAGCTGGATTTTGAGAAATACAGACCCCGACGCGCCTCGCGAGAAGATCGAGGATTTTCGGTTCAATGGGAAGTCATGTGTTTTATATTGGGCTGATGTTAGCTCGGAAATAGCTTTTGTAGTTCCATCCAAATGGAATCGTCAGAAAAAGCCTCAGACTACAGAAATGGCGGGGGCAGCGGCGGGTACATCGACAGATGGCGGGTGTTTATCGCATTCGGCTAGTGACAAGAGCGTTTGgaatgaaaaaaatgtctcaGCTGATGCGGCCACAAGTCGGccttcatcatcaacatcgaCTGCTGTTGGACAAAAACCCAGAACGTTATCTCTTGAATTAGACCAAACCAAGGAGCCAGTGCCACCGACGAGACGAAAAAACATTACCAAACCATTGTTGATACCCCAACCACCTGCGAAGATTTTCGTCGTTTGGATTGAGAGTTTCGAGGATTATCTCAATTTTCCAATTG aggATCTTCTTTGTTACACCTGCACTGGTGAGGAATCTCAAGTATCACAAACTCCTAAGGCCAGCGATTGTCATGTGATCTTCCTGCATGCGCTGCAAACTGGACTGCTGCGAGTTAAGTTGCAAGGTCCTAGCGGACGCATGAGCTTTGCCACTCCTCTAGTCGATGGTATGGTGCTAAGTCGGCGAGTTGTCGGTAATCTGGTGCGACAGACGGCACATAACATGGGCAAACGAAGAAGACTCGATCATGATGG attccAGCCTCCTCATGTTCGACGGCGCATCAAAGTCGAGGATATAGTccagaaatacaaatttaatttttcacgaCATGAACTGGTAGCACATCTTTTCGAGGGAGCAACGTAA